CACTTCCTGCATGACCTGCACCAACCACGATGACATCAAAATTTTCTTGAATTTGCATTATTTCCTCTATTTCATTCCAAACAAAAAATCAAGCACGCGAAAAATAGTTGCCTATTTTTCTTGGTACTTGACTACCTTGAATTATTATAAATCTAGTTTAGCAAAAATATGGCTGTCGGTCAAGATTTTCTATCTGATACATTGCCCTTACCACGGTACTCCAAAGCCATTCCCTTTAGTAGGTTACGTAAGATTTGATCCCCAACTGGTTTATAGTTTCTATGATCTTTATTTCGCAAAATAGCTGATAATTCACTGCTAGAAACTGTTTTACCAGCCTGTGCCAAAAAGTCTTGCAGATGATCCGTCGTATAGGTCATGGCAATCTTTAGTTTCTTGATGGTCACATTATTAATCAGGGCATCACTTATCATGTCAAAAGTTGCTGGCAATGCCTGCCCATCCTTATCGACTTTGACACCACGCTGGCTAATGATAAAGCCATTCAAAAAGCGCTCTAGATTTTCGCGCGATATAGCTTGATCTCGCTCAGTATCTAGGTCTTGTTTTTTCATGATCAGGCGCAGCTCGTCCAAGCTAAGTGTTAGCCCACCTAAGTCAAAAATATGTAGCATATCGCTATCTTTGATGTCAAAGGTATAGCGTAACCGGATTAAAATATCATTATTATTCATACCTTGATTATAACACACATGTATCTTCTATGATACGCTATACCCTCTATTTGCTAGGTTATCAAAGGAGACGCCCTTATGATACGTTATACTGTGAATATGAGCGATCAAACAATAACTCATTTCTAAATTTCCCTTCAAAAAAAGAAGTAAAGACTTGTAAATTATCTTTCTCAATAATTGGCATTATATATGGTTTATCTGACATTTCTTCTAGTAGTTTAATTTCGTTATTTACACCTGTATTAGACATATCTATTTTTTCTAAATATGTTTCTGCACATATACACAAGATAAATCTTGAAGAACTTATCCCGTTAGCCATATATTCATTTAATTTCGTTCCTGGGCGATTTTCAAAAGTATCCAATAAAACATCAAAATCCCACTTTTAAAGATATACTCCTAACCCTCTAGTAAATGATTCTATTTTTTTATCACTGGACTTTTTCTTTTCTCAGGCATACGAAATAAAAATTGTTTTTTCATACTAATCCCCTTATAATTTGATTTACAAATAAATTATAACATTTAGATATAATTAGATATACAAATTGGATAATAAAAAATTCTGCATTTCTATTGACAATTTATCGTCGGTCTTCAGCGTAACCGCAAAAATACAGTTTATGATATACAATTTAAGCTCAATGCGGTAAACTTATACTTAACAAGTGAAAAATAGCACTTAATTAGGCAGAACTAGCAGAACCTTAATCACGCATTGGGTACTTGATTTTAATAGTTTACATTTTAGGGTGCACATCATACCTGTAGATATTTCCCACAAAAATTTAATAAATAACATAAAACACGGCAAATTATAATATAGAACTAGGTCATTTAGCTCTGACACTATACGACGTAAAACAAACATACTAAAATTTCTTGCATTCGCCAATTACGGTCCTATCCTTAGGTATCTCTATCTATTTTTAAGCAGTAACCTATTGTTTATATAGGTATCTCACTTACCAACTCTTTTTATATTAACAAACAAATCAACCGAAGAAAAAATTATTGTCAAGCATGTTTTTAACTTTCTTCTAATAAGTGCGTTTGTAAAGCAATAATTATAAAACTTAAAAAGATAGAAAGTTATCTTTTTATCACTCTTACACCCTCATTTCGTTAACTAATTTTAAAATTAAAATAGAAGTGGATAAATACTATTTGCTAATCATTTTTATCACTCTGGTTTATATACAGTTCATAGATATTTGATTTGATATTTGTTATATTGAAAAAAAATAGTTTTATATAGATAATAATTATCAATTAAAGTAGAATATCTTAGAGAAAAGGAAATCATACTATGATTCAATTATATTGTATAAACATAACTAAAGATTTTAGTTATGTTAAGATTCATGATTTACTTCATTACGTTTCAAGTGAAAGGAAAGAACGATTTCATAAGTTTCATTTTTTGAAAGATTCATTAGGAAGCTTATATGGAGAAATTTTAGTTCGATATATTAGTACTACTTTATTTAATCTTAACAATCATCAAATTTTTTTACTAAAAACAAATACGGTAAACCATATTTGAATGGTAACACATTATTCTTTAATATATCCCATTCTGGTGATTGGGTAGTGGGTACTTTCTCTTCTTTTGAAATAGGTATAGACATTGAAGAAGTAAAACATTTGAATATAGACATTGCTGAAAACTTTTTTTCTGCATATGAGTATAGAACTCTTTTAAGCCTTGAAAATACGAAACAGCTAGACTATTTTTATGATATTTGGACTTTAAAAGAATGTTACTTAAAATTGCTAGGTACTGGTTTATCAGCACCCTTAAATTCTTTTTACTTTAATTTTGACGAAAAAAATATAGCGTTGATTAATAATGATATTGATAAGAAATTATATTTTAAACAATATCCATTTTCAAAATATAAAATATCAGTTTGCTCTGAAAATAATTATTTTCCTGAAAAGATAATAGAAATTAGTATACAGGATATAACCTTTTAAGCAAACTGCTATGACCATCTCGCCAAACTAAATTCAAACAAGTTCTAATTATAACATTAACTATTTACTTTCAATTTTTAAACTTCACTCTACAATGTTATCCTACAGTCTATAAAAAATTTACTTTTAATTTACATCCTACAGTTTTTTATATTTCATAATTTTTTGATAGATTAAACAAATTAAACAATAAAATTTAGGTTCTATAAT
The DNA window shown above is from Lactococcus paracarnosus and carries:
- a CDS encoding DUF1456 family protein translates to MNNNDILIRLRYTFDIKDSDMLHIFDLGGLTLSLDELRLIMKKQDLDTERDQAISRENLERFLNGFIISQRGVKVDKDGQALPATFDMISDALINNVTIKKLKIAMTYTTDHLQDFLAQAGKTVSSSELSAILRNKDHRNYKPVGDQILRNLLKGMALEYRGKGNVSDRKS
- a CDS encoding toll/interleukin-1 receptor domain-containing protein produces the protein MDTFENRPGTKLNEYMANGISSSRFILCICAETYLEKIDMSNTGVNNEIKLLEEMSDKPYIMPIIEKDNLQVFTSFFEGKFRNELLFDRSYSQYNVS
- a CDS encoding 4'-phosphopantetheinyl transferase family protein produces the protein MNGNTLFFNISHSGDWVVGTFSSFEIGIDIEEVKHLNIDIAENFFSAYEYRTLLSLENTKQLDYFYDIWTLKECYLKLLGTGLSAPLNSFYFNFDEKNIALINNDIDKKLYFKQYPFSKYKISVCSENNYFPEKIIEISIQDITF